TAAAAATCTTACCAGCTAAATTCACCCGAGGTTCAACTGAAGTATCTTCCCCTGGAGGATTGATTAAAGCAAGTAGACGACTGTATTGTTCAGATGAGAATGCTGGGATGGCAGCAGGTTGCATAGGTTGAAATTCCTGAGTTGCAGTAGTGTTGGCAGCAGTAGGTGTTgttgcagatgaagaaggaaaaccatGCAAGCGATAGCAGCGTTCACGGATGTGACCATGACGGTTACAATAGTCACAGTGTGGGCGAGGTCGTTTGTGGTGAGTTGCAGGTGCGGAACGAGAAGTCTGTGGATGATGTCGGTTGGTATTCAAAGCGGGAGCTTCAATGGCAGGGAGAGGACTTGCCGTGATATGTTGTTGTTCTTCCTCCTGCTGTACCATATTGAAGATGCGAATAGCAGTGGGGAAAGGATCCATCATGAGGATTTGGCTTATGAGATTAGAGAAGCGATCATGCAAACCCTGAAGAAACTCCATGGCTCTGTCACGTTCAAGTCTCTCAAGAAGAGACTTGCCGGCACCACAAATACATACTTCGGTGGCAGCCACGAGAGAATGATATTGATCCCACAGTGTTTTTATTTTCGTGTAATACATAGAGACCGACATGGATTCTTGCCTGATGGCAGCTATAGCAGACTTGAGTCGAAATAAAATAGGAGCATTGGATATACAAAATCTCACCTCTAAATCCTTCCATATTTCTCGAGAGTAAGGAGAAAAAGCAGCTAGCCCTGATGTCTGGTTGGCAAGAGTTGAGAAGCCAACTGCCGACGAGATCGTCACATCACTTCCATCATTGTTACTGCAATTCAGATTTTGGAGGAGGGAGAGATCAGTCAACAAACCCGAGCTTATCCTTAGCATTCAGAGCTTTAGTTATTCCCCTAACCCAGGAACCATAATTATCCCCCTGCAAAAGAGGAGAAGATAGCACTGTTGCAGGATTGTCACTTGGGTGAATTATGTAAGGGTCTAGGGTTCGAGTATTCCCTGAAGAGTTGATTTGGGTTTCATTGTTGGTATGAATAGGACTTGAAGGAGATGATTGATCTGAAGTTTCCACCATTGTGAGAAAGAAATCAGAGATTGATAATTCAGCGGAAGAGATAAAGATAGGTCCTAGGATGGATCAAAATGATACCATCAAAGATTCTAGCTAGGTTATTGGTTTAATGTCTCACAACTGTGTAGACATAATTGTATTGTAATCTCATATTTATACTGGTTACATAAGAAGTAATCAACTAACCTAGAACTGTTTGTACGAGTTTACAGGGAAAACTATACACAAGACTAAGAAGTTTTATAGAACTAAGTTACAGCAGAATAATAGGACTTTACAACAAATTACAACTGCAAGATTTGGACTCAGTTTGGTGGACTTAGCTTCATGTGTTGATGTCGTGTGCTCTCTGCCGCACACTCCAAGTAGTACGCCTAATAATGGTCTAATCTTCTTACTTCATAAAGTAAGTTCCTATAAAGGATTCCACAATAaaatatgtatatggaatacttaaACTCGAGATTACAAGGTTATATCGGATCGTAACGAATCCTATGTCAGATCCAGATGCGGGGTTTGTTACGATCGGAAAATTAATGACTACAAGTTGTTCAAATTAGTTGCTAGTACACAAGCTGATATTACTTCTGAAGTTTGGATTAGTAGATTAAGTTCAAATTCATGGAATAGCATAGGAAACATACCGTATGATATACGTGATATTAATAATTCCGTGAAGCCTctaaaaggaatttttcattggaTAGGAAACACTAAAGTTATAGTATCATTGGATatagttgaagaataaaccaaagaaATCCAAATACCAAGTTGCTATCTAGACAATGTATGGTATCCGTCTAATTATATGGAAGTGGGTGTCTTTGGAGAGGACCTTTATCTATCAGTTTATGATAAACATAAGAGCAGCAATGATCTATGGTTGATGAAAGATTATGCACTTGCATATTCTTGGACCAACATTTTGAGCCTTTCAATGTATAGAGAAGGTTTTGTATCAATACGTCCCCTGCATTATCTCAATAAGAAGAATGGTGAGATACTTTTACATACTGCACGTTGAGAGTAAGGCAATGATGCTTTCATCTCATATGACCCAAAAAGCGAAAGATTTGTGACCCTTGATATCCCCTGCATACCAAAACATTTCCATGCGACTACTTTTGTTGGAGGTCTAGTTTCACTCAATTCAGGTGAAGTCGTAAAGGCTTCAAAAATATCTAAGGTTTTTTTTCCCGTGCTGGCGTTTATAAGTTCTTTTCGCTGACAGTTGAACCAGCAAAAATCCAAGTGTTTGGAGTTACAACGAAGGTATCGCTGGGGAACATATATGGTTTTTTGgtgtgattactggaaatccaaCAATACACCCAAATGGCAAGTAAgtaagatctaagacatgataaacaCAAGAACTTAAGTTTATTTATTAGTCTCAAGagaaatacaagttacactcgtgAGTTACCAGGAAACCCTAATCCCTTCTCTAAgcctatgaattacaaggaaatccTAATTCTCTATCTCATATTCTAGACCTTTCcctctccaaaagatctctccctttacatTGCCCCAAGGCCTCTATTTATAGCCTCCAACAACCCTAATGGTATACAACCCACATTatctcgccgaggttactttatACTTCGCCTGGATCATATTTCATAAAGTTTTCCCCCACCTTTCGCTGACTTCACGTGGTCTTTTCGGGACACCTGTCTTATTTCTTGCCCGATAATTCATCTAATTCGTGGGGTTAGCTTCTCTTCCAAGCCAAGTCACATTATTTCGTGGTCATTTCGTAATGGACATCTGATTCCTTTCGCGCTTTACCTCCCCTTTGGCGAGTTACCTCGTCCCAAACATTACTTCGCTGCCGTACAAATAAGGATAAttttgacttgatttgacaagtccctAAGGGAAGAGAATAAGAACCGTCTGAAGTTTGATAACCGCCTTTCCTCCCTTTCTTCGTCTTCCACGTGGTTTTCTTTTCCTCGTAACCGTCGATTACCGGTTCATATTCTTCAGTCGTGGGTTGTTTTGACTAGTCATCTGGTATAAATACTCCTTCTTCTCATCTATCTAAGATCTTAGCCTTCTCCTCTTTTTCCCCTTTTATCTCCAGTAAGCGCTGTTCTTATATTTTTTAATGGCTCCCAGAAAGGTTCCCCCTCCAACCACATCCTGGACCTATGAAGAGTTTACGGCCGATCTTGATAAGGTAGGATTCACCTTATTTCCCGCAATCGATTCCTCTGTTACTCCTCCCATCACTGCTACTGATTCGATGGAACTAAACTACCGGTGGATCCAAGATGAAACCTGGAATTCATCGAGGATGATCATCACCATTGGACAGTTAAGAGAAGGGATTTCTTTTCCCCTATATGATCCCAAGAATCCTCTGTTCCTTGAGATTTTAGCTCATCTTCAACCTGGTGTTTATCAGCTAAGTGGGAACGCTATTCGCTTGGCTAACGAATTTGTTCAAAGATCAAATGGCCTTCCTTCCCAGATTCCTGAATTAGGGTCGGACTTTCCTTCTGCTGATTATAACGTCAAATCTTTTCTGGAAAAATTACTTCGTCCAGTACTTGTCCACAAGATCGTACCAAGAGTGAGGTGTAAAGTTTACCCGTAAGATCTTGGCTGACCCATCCAAGGCATTACTTTTGGATGTCGATCCTACTTGCGAAAAGAGGAACAAGTATCTTCTCTTATTCAACGACGAAAATTGGATGATGTAACCTCTGGTGATCGAAGGTCCCTTCATGTGGGGCTTAGAAGAGAATGGTGTACCTCGTTCCGGTCCTCTTCCAGAGCACGCCCATCTCGCCGAATACGAACCGGGTCGGTTTATAAATTGTCCCAAGATGCCCCATGAGGTAAGTTTGATTTTTCATTCAATTTTCCATGTATTGATCGTACACCTCTCTAACGCCCTTGTTTTTTTCCTTAGTATTCCTTCCCTCCTCCTGACATGATAAAGGACCGCTCCAAGAAGCCACCTCCAGCTCAGGTCTGTATATCGCGAATcatatattctcaatttattattCCAGCTTCTAATATTTTACTTCGCAGATGGGGGAATCTCAAGCTGCAGTGGGCCCTGCTGCAAACACAAGAAAGCGTGTCCGCTCAAAGGTTTCCTCCTCCTCCGCTCAGGTTCATCCCTATCTCGCGGCTTGCCTTTCTCCCTTTGATTCACCTACTAACTTTGTGGATTTTAGGATGACTCTTCAACCTCTCCTCGTTCTCGGGAGACTCCTCAACATCGCCCTCGTACATTGGATGTAGACGGGCTGTCTCAAGTTCGTCCTTCGGGACTAACCCGTCCTCTTCCTAGATCCTCTCGCCTTCAGGTTGATGATTCTAAAGACCCAACATATCTTCCTGATATGAAATTTCTTGACAAATCGTTCGAACCCTTCCTTGAGATCTGCGGATGCTGAATCTCTGACCTCCTTGAGCTCTGATTCCTTTCTAGACGCTGATCAAGGGTTTATCCAAAATGCTTCTTTGAGTCTCTCCACTTAACAACATGCTGCCCTGATGTGTTTGGTAAGTGTGACAGCTGATTTTATTTTTCTGAGACCTTAACACCATTACCTTGCTCATTTCTTTCTTATTCGCCTTCTCAGGGACATAATCACAGCATGTCCCATCTCTTGGAAGTTCACGAAAGCCGAGACCTTATTGGACGCAATAATGCTCGTATCGCTCAGTTAGAATCGCAACTCGCTAAGGAGAAAAACATCTCGCCTGCTCTTCGTCGTAAGTTTACCTTTCTTAGCCAATTGGTTTTTTCTTAGATTTGCGTTAGATTTCCAGATAGGCTACTTACTCATCTTTGTTTATCTCAGGGTCTGAACAAAAGCTTAAGGACCAAGTCTCTTATCTCCAAGAAGATGTCCGCGGCTTAAACGAGGATCTCGACAAGATGGCGAAGGACGCAGTTTTACTTGCAAAGAAGCTTCGCCGAAATGCCCAAGATGAAAAGGTCAGGCTTTTTAATGAATTTTGCGACTCAGAGAATATTCCTAGTGTTCCCCTGGAGCTTGAGGTGTTTTCAGATGACGAACACAAACCGGAGCCTACTATCCATGAACCAATTCTTCCTTCCAACGAAGGCAcagagtctgatgaagatgatggataTGATGATTATAAAACACGGTCCTTTACCCTTGTACTCTTCGCTATTTTGTCAATTAGAACTGTTGTTTCCTCCTTTAGTCTTTTCACACCAAGTATATACTTGTGCCCTGGTTGTAAAAATATGCCTTtgacttttctcttttccttcgtGCTCCTTTCTCTGATGTCTTGTCTCGTAGCTTTAAATTATGCGTTAAGCACTTCGTAGTCTAGAGAGGAGAAtgctaaaaaagaacaaaaaatataaaaagtatatacttgcctcttgttcttaTTGAGCTTTGTACGATCAACACAAGATTTCCCTGATTACGCTCTTCATAACTACGCCATTCCGGTATATACGTCTATTTTTTGTTTACCTTTTGTTTTCTTATCGATGAGGTATTAATGCgcctcctagttaaggtcttaTTGAGCCTCACCATATTGTGAAGGGTATTTATTCGGCGAAGTCTCAAGCACTTGTTACCCTTGCGAATAACAATCCATCAACTCTCCTTAACATCTTGGTCAAGTTTTTccttgcgacaatatgacaggcctaactATTCCCATGAATagtatccccatgacattgccgtattttttggtcacacagctcccaaatctggagggtgccatccctttatattccccctgagttccccttcaaggaggttaaccctaacatgtatgttggtctcctcccatccggttattacgacatttacttgttttcgtgacttcttatcccctTCGCCGATGAGGCTCAGGGTTACGAggtcacaccctaagtgaggttttctTGGGATCGAGcgcatcgtagccaagactttCCAGACGGATATGGTCGGTAATGCTCCAGACGTCTCAGGCACCCGTAGCTCAatcgaatacgtcggcgccttggtcatatttttgcaccccttaccgaaggccatcataaaaggaaccctcagcggataggtcttatcatttccCCTAGATTTCTCCATGAGAATTGTCCatgacatgcgttaggtctttgcctcttgcattttcatgcgaactagggtggaTGCCGTGGGttcccagccttcctaggcgaaggttttaagtttccctagaaactgtttattTCGTCGTCATTATTTGCCTCCTAATGTAAGGTCTTAACTGATCGTGTAAACGGATCCATTCATATAAAATTGtagaaatattttattgataagTTTTGTTCGCTTCTTACATTTAGGGATAATATTTCTTAATGTAAACAGGATTCCAAGGATGATTTATCCTTCTATCTTGTCGTTCTACTTCGTCGTAAATTATCTTCCTTCTTCGTCGGTATCCTTCCCTTCACAGGCTGCTAATTCATATGCCCTGTTCCCAATAACTCTCTTTACGATGTATGGACCCTCCCAAGTGGGTTCTAGCTTTCCTCCTGGTCCTCGCTGATAAGGTGGTATTTCTCGTTGCACCAGCTCTCCCGGGATGAAGCTTCTTGGTTTTACCCTTTTATTATACTCTCTCGACAGCCTCTGGTGGTAGTTCGTCATATGCTGTAacgcaatttatttattttcctcgaGATCGTCCAATCTTGCAAGAATTAATTCCGTGTTTAACCCCTTTTCCCATGCTTCTCTCCTCGTTGTGGAAGGATGGCTTCAGTTGGTAGCACTGCCTCTGCTCCGTACATTAAACAGAACGGCGATACTCCTGTTGCTTCTCGCCTTGTGGTTCTATATGACCATAACACGTTCGGGATCTGCTCACACCATCCTTTATGATGcccttccatctcctttttcaaCGTGGAGGCCACCGTTTTATTTGTAGCCTTTGCATGCCCATTACTCTGGGGATATAATGGAGTAGATTTCCCGGATTGAATCTTACAAGCGTTGAACAACATCTTCACATTTTCCCCTTCGAACTGCATGCTTTCCATTGTCTGAAACAATCAGGATTGGTATGCCAAATCTACAAATGATGTGCTCAAGGATAAAATCGTATATATCCCCGTCTTTTGTATGCTGCACAGCCGTTGCCTCTACCCACTTCGTGAAGTAGTCTGTTGCTACAATCAAGTACCTTCTTTGCTTCATCCCCGTGACAAAGGGTCCCACGATATCTATCCCCCACATGGCGAATGGCCACACACTCAATACTGAGTTCAAGATTGTGGCTGGTGCATGTATTCTTTTGCCGAACCTTTGACACGCCTCACACCTTATAGAAATGTCTTTCGCATCTTTATGCATGTAGGTCCAAAAGTAACCCTATGTTCGGGTCTTGTAATCTAGTGATCTGGTTCCGCTGTGGTTTCCAGCGTCTCCATAATGAATTGACTTCATAATTTCAGTCCCTTCCTCCTGCGATAAGCACCTCATCAATGGGCCCAAAAATGATCTCCTATAAAGGATCCCTTCTCGCACCTCGTAATTCGTGGATttacttttgattttgtttgcctCTTGTCTATCTTGTGGCCAGTCTCCTTTAGTCAAGTAGCTGTAGATTGGTGTTCTACAGTCCTCTTTGCTCATTACTGAGTTCCTTTCTTCTACCGTCATTACCTGAAGTTCTCTTTCTTCTCTGCTTACTGATGGCTGCATCAACCGCTGAATCACAATATGCCCGATTTTCGAATTCTCAATCATGGAAGATATGAAGGATAATGCATCTGCATGTCAATTGTTATCTCTATTTATGTTTCTCGTATGATACTTCGTATTTTCGCCGAATAGTCTTGCACGAGCTGCTGTATTTATTCATCACTGGATCGACTGCATTATACACTCCTTCAATCTGACGAACTACCAGTTGTAAGTCACTAGTAATTCGTATTTCGTCCAATTCCATTTCTATTGCAAGTCTCAGAGCCTGTATTACTGCCTCATACTCGGTTTCATTATTCGTGGCTTTGTATTCCAGCCGAAAACAAAATACTATTCGCTCACCTGCAGCCGAAGTGAATACTATTCCTACACCCCCTTCACAGCTATTAGATGCCCCATCAACGAAGATTTCCTATCTCTTGGGATGACTTTGCTTTAACAGATCTCTTGGGTCCGGTCGGCTTTCGTCTATCTTCATCATGTCTTCCGCACTCCCATCTTCTTCTGAAGGAAATTCAGCGAGAAACTCTGCTATTATATGCGACTTTGTACTTCAGCCTGAAATTGTTGATGTGAGTGTTCCACCTCTCTACTCTCCAAACCCTTTGGGAATGCTTCAAGACTGACTCTATGGGTACCCTTGTGAGGACTTTGATCTTGTGGGTTTGGAAATAAGTCAGTAATTTTTGTGATGCATAAAATAATGCCAATATAAATTTTTCAATCTTAGGGTAATTTCTTTCTGCGGAGTTCAAGGTTTTACTCACGTAGAATATGGGTTTTTCTACTCCTCCGTCGTTCCTGAGTAGGACTGCACTAATAGCATTTGGTGTGGATGCGAGACAGAGTAACAGCTCCTCTCCTGGTTCCGGCTTTTGCAGGATTGATAACTTGATTAGGTATACCCGCGAGATGAACCTTCCCAGTGCCGCTAGCTGCCCATTTAATTTTGCTCCCTTCTTTAAAATGTCAAAGAAGTGTTTACATTTATCAGATGACCGCGAGATGAACCTTCCCAGTGCCGCTAGCTGCCCATTTAATTTTTGCACATCTTTTACGATAGCTGGTCATGGCATTTCTAGTATCGCCTGTACTTTTGTAGGATCCACCTCTATACCTTTTCGAGAAAATATATGGCCTAAGAACTTCGCTGATTCTACCCCGAAAATGCACTTCAATGGATTGAATTTCATCTTGTATCTCCTCATCTGATCGAAGATCTCTTTTAGGTTTTCCACATGATCTCCGGAGtctttggttttgaccaacatgtCTTCTACATAAACTTACAACGTTGTGTGTACCCATTTTGCGAATACTTTTTCCACCATTCGCTGGTATGTGGCCCCTGCATTtttcaatccaaatggcattcTCGTGTAGCAGTACAGCCCTATAGGAGCGAAGAAAGCCGTGTGCTCCTGGTCTTCTTCGGCCAAAGGTATTTGATTGTATCCACAATATCCATCCATGGATGATAACCTTTTGTACCTGGACGCTGCTTCTACCATATGAGGGATATTTGGTAAAGGGAAACTATCCTTGGACAAGCGGTATTTAGATCACTGAAATCAATGCATATTCTTATGCCATTGTTCTTCTTTGGTATAATTACCATATTCGCAACCCAATCTGGATATTTCGCCGGCTTTATGATGCCtgccttcatcatcttctgaagTTCCTtgtcaattttctcatgataggtCGTCGCTATCTTCCTTATCCGTTGTCTTATTGGCTTGATTGTTGGGTCTAATTTCAACCGATGACACGCAACACGCGGATCAATGCCTGGAATTTCCTCTATGCTCCAGCAAAtatgtctccatattttgttaatagttCCACCAACCTCCTTTCTTCTTCCACCTCCATCTTCGTcccaatttttatgatttttggttCGTCTTCCGTTCCTAGATTTATATCTTTCGCATGTTCGACTGCGGCGAAATTCAAGGTTGGCTCTCCCAACGGGGTTGGTTCTTTTATGGGCTTCGCGGGTTCTCTCTCTTTTTCTGGTACCTCGATAGGTATTGCCCATCCTTCTTTAGCCTTTACCAGGTATACCCGTAACTCGacattcttcttcatatccagTACCTTCCTCTTCCGTTCCTTCTTCCTTTTTACTTTATTCTCGTAAAGATCGATATCTTTCTCGTTGCAGCTCTCGGCTTCTTCTCCGCTTCCTCGTATTTCACCGATTCCACTTGGCATAGGGAACCGTATCATTTGGTGATAAGTGGACGCAACTCCTTTTATTCCATGCACCCATGGTTTACCTATAAGAGCGTTATATGGCGACTCCACATATACCACACATAGAGTAACCTTTGCTTCCAACTCTCCTGCAAATATTTTCAAGCATATCTCGCCTTTTGGCCTTGTCGTCACTCCATTGAATCCATACAGCGTTGTATAAGGTAGCAAGTCAGAATCCTCGTACCCCAGAGCACTAAAGGTATGGTAGAATAGGACGTCTACTGAGCTACCCATGTCTATCAAGACTTTGTCAACCGCCCAAGTCATCTCCTTATTTTGCTGGCCCCCTTCCTGGGATGAAATCCTGTCCATAGATAGGCTAATGACTAGTGAATCCATATGCTGAATTTCTCCTTATGGTACGTCCTTCGCCGAAAAGGATATTTCTCTCCTTTGCCAGCCTTCTAATGGTTCTTCCTTCGGGGAATTCATTATCTCATTACCTTCGCAATCCACCTTGTACACTCTTGAGAGTACGCTATCTTCTCCTAGAATGTGCTATGAAATTACAGCTTAATCGTCTCCTTTCTCGGCTTACTTTTTCCTGTCTGTTGTGACAAGTAATCATAGGTGCCTCCTTTTGGTCAATGTAGTGCGCAAGTTTCCCTTGTCCGATAATCCGGTGTATGATCTTCCTAACACTTCTACAGTTGTTGGTATGGTGCCCTTGAAAATGATGATACCTACAAAATTCATGACTCTTGCTTCCCGGGACTGGTTCTCTCCCCATATTTGGTGGTGCCGGTATCTTCTCGGTTAATATCACCTCATCCCATACCTTCTCCATAGTTGTGTTAAGTTCTGGAGGTTTTAACTCCGTCCAGGCCATCGACTCTTGTCCGATCTGCCCTTTGTTCTTCAGCTTATGCCTCTCTCCTCCGTTCCCTCGTGGATCCTTTCGCTTGGATCCTCCCTTCTCCTCGTCGCCTTTTTGTGAACTTCCCACCTGCATCCTTAATCTTCTTAGCTCGCATAAGATCTCATGTTCTATGGTTCTCCTTCTTATTTCATCAATGTTCACTTCTGTCTTGACGCGTTTTCTTTCTTCCTCACGTTTCCTCTCTTCCTCATACCTTAGCTCGCGATTTTCCCGTCTCGCCTCTTCTAACAGCCtccttatatctctctttctctatGGTACCCTTCTAACAACTCCATCATCCCTTGTTCACATATCTCCTGATTTCTTTCGCACTGGATATGCCTTTGAGATGACGCTGTGATATCCTCCGCTTCATTGTTTCCTTCCCACATGACCTCATCAGTCATTTCTCGTTCACGTTCCTCATGCATCATCTGGTCATCTTCCTCCTGATTAGGGGTTTCACCCAGTTCTTCCGATACCTCATCCTCCTCGTCAtcgttttccttttccttttctcgGTTCATTTCCTTCTCCGCAGTAGTCCCGGCTTTCACAATATTACTAGGTTTCACCACAGTCCCGACTTTCACTTTCGATCTGCGTTTCCCTTGTATCATGGTCCTTCGCTTTTCATCCTTTACCAATATATCGTCCTTTACCTCCTGATCCCGAGCCTATAATCGTTTACTCCTTCTcaacatcgtttgtgatttcgtttgCCTCACCTTTCCCTTCATCGTTTACCTCGTTCCTAAATACGTCCTTTTATCCACCTCTTTACTTGTCTTTCCGCTTAATCCTCAGATCTCGAACCAGCCTTCTCAGATCTTTGGTTTCCGCCTCTTTGGTGCAACCTCATCTTCTCTCCCTACTCTTTAGACGAGGATATATCCCCAACCTAAGatccctgtttctggacgccaaaatgtgattactggaaatccagcaaCATACCCAAATGGAAAGTAAgtaagatctaagacatgataaacaCAAGAACTTAAGTTTATTTATTAGTCTCAAGAGAAATAAAAGTTACACTCGTGAGTTACCAGGAAACCCTAATCCCTTCTTTAAGCCTATGAATTACAAGGAGACCCTaattctctatctcctattctagACCTTTCCCTatccaaaagatctctccctttacattgccccaaggtctctatttatagcccCGAACAACCCAAATGGTATACAACCCACATTATctcaccgaggttactttataCTTCGCCtggagcatattccataaagtttttcaccacctttcgctgacttcacgtggtcttgtcgggacacctgtcctaTTTTTTGCCCGATAATTCATCTTCTTTGTGGGGGTAGCTTTTCTTCCAAGCCAAGTCACATTATTTCGTGGTCATTTCGTAATGGACATCTGATTCCTTTCGCGCTTTACGTCCCCTTTGGAGAATTACCTCGTCCCGACCTTTACTTCGCTGATGTGCAGATAAGGATaattctgacttgatttgacaagtccctGACGACGAATCTCGGGACTTGAAGTAAGATCTTTTCACCAGATTCCCGCGCCTTCCTATGGCCACGTGTCGGCTTACACTTTGGTAACGACATTTGACCTGTGCTTTTTAGCATCTGGCTTGTGCTTCTTGGCATCTGGCATTGGGTATATTGGGATTTTGAAACTTTCCATTATCCTTTTGCTTGAAATGGTTGAACAAGAGAGTGTAGTGACTTCTCTGTTTGACTGCGATAACT
Above is a genomic segment from Papaver somniferum cultivar HN1 chromosome 10, ASM357369v1, whole genome shotgun sequence containing:
- the LOC113316346 gene encoding uncharacterized protein LOC113316346, which codes for MVETSDQSSPSSPIHTNNETQINSSGNTRTLDPYIIHPSDNPATVLSSPLLQGDNYGSWVRGITKALNAKDKLGNNDGSDVTISSAVGFSTLANQTSGLAAFSPYSREIWKDLEVRFCISNAPILFRLKSAIAAIRQESMSVSMYYTKIKTLWDQYHSLVAATEVCICGAGKSLLERLERDRAMEFLQGLHDRFSNLISQILMMDPFPTAIRIFNMVQQEEEQQHITASPLPAIEAPALNTNRHHPQTSRSAPATHHKRPRPHCDYCNRHGHIRERCYRLHGFPSSSATTPTAANTTATQEFQPMQPAAIPAFSSEQYSRLLALINPPGEDTSVEPRVNLAGKIFNTLLDI